A genome region from Platichthys flesus chromosome 12, fPlaFle2.1, whole genome shotgun sequence includes the following:
- the sfrp5 gene encoding secreted frizzled-related protein 5 — MAHGQKSHRWSLTQGSFSLALGLSLLSLLLLTVSAADEYDYYSWQSDNFHNGRFYTKQPQCVDIPADLRLCHNVGYKKMRLPNLLDHETMPEVKQQAGSWVPLLAKRCHADTQVFLCSLFAPVCLDRPIYPCRSLCEAVRDSCAPVMETYGFPWPEMLTCDKFPIDNDLCIPMQFTGNHVTQPPVSKACPPCDNEMKADNIMEHYCASDFALKMKIKEVKKEKGDKKLIAAQKKKRVLKQGVLRKKDLKKLTLYIKNGANCPCSQLDSLGSSFLIMGRKVDQQLLLMSIHKWDKKSKELKFAIKYMKSHQCPTYHTVFQ, encoded by the exons ATGGCACACGGACAAAAGAGCCACAGGTGGTCACTGACCCAGGGCTCCTTCAGCTTGGCACTGGGCCTgtcgctcctctccctcctgctcctcaccgTCTCGGCCGCAGATGAGTATGACTACTACAGCTGGCAGTCGGACAACTTCCACAATGGCCGCTTCTACACCAAGCAGCCCCAGTGTGTGGACATACCAGCTGACCTGCGCCTGTGCCACAACGTGGGCTACAAGAAGATGCGGCTGCCCAACCTCCTGGACCACGAGACCATGCCAGAAGTCAAGCAGCAGGCGGGCAGCTGGGTGCCGCTCCTGGCCAAGCGGTGCCACGCTGACACCCAGGTCTTCCTGTGCTCGCTGTTTGCGCCGGTGTGCCTGGACAGACCCATTTACCCCTGCCGCTCGCTGTGTGAAGCCGTGAGGGACAGTTGTGCTCCGGTGATGGAGACCTATGGCTTCCCCTGGCCGGAGATGCTGACCTGTGACAAGTTCCCCATTGATAACGACCTCTGCATCCCCATGCAGTTCACTGGGAATCATGTGACGCAGCCACCAG TGTCGAAGGCGTGTCCTCCGTGTGACAATGAGATGAAAGCCGACAACATCATGGAGCATTACTGCGCTAGTGACTTTG CCCTCAAGATGAAAATtaaggaggtgaagaaggagaagggcGACAAGAAGCTGATCGCGGCGCAGAAGAAAAAGCGGGTGCTGAAGCAGGGCGTGCTGAGGAAGAAGGACCTGAAGAAACTGACCCTGTACATCAAGAACGGCGCCAACTGCCCGTGCTCGCAGCTGGACAGCCTGGGCTCCAGCTTCCTCATCATGGGCCGCAAGGTggaccagcagctgctgctcatgtcCATCCACAAGTGGGACAAGAAGAGCAAGGAGCTCAAGTTCGCCATCAAGTACATGAAGTCCCATCAGTGTCCCACCTACCACACCGTCTTCCAGTGA